One Firmicutes bacterium CAG:345 genomic window, AACTTCGTTCATCTGGCTTCCCGATTCAACCTGTAGCGGTATATTTTGGTGGCGGTGGACATCTCCAAGCTTCGGGCTGTGTTTTAGATGATATAAATAAATATCAACAAGTTATTGATAAAATTAAAGAAAATTATAGGAGTTATAAAAATGAAGATTAATTTTGGCTCAAAATTTGATAAACAATGTTCTGATATGATTGAAGTTTGCTTAAAAGCAATGTCGAAAGTTATGGAATATTATAAGAATGGATTCGATGTTGAAATGAAGTCTGATAATTCCCCTGTGACTGATGCTGACAAGCAATCCGATTTGATAATTAAAAGTTTTTTGAAGGAAAAATATCCGACATATGCTTTTTTAACTGAAGAAAGCAATGATGATAAAGCAAGGTTAAATGAAAAATATGTCTTTATTATTGATCCCCTTGATGGAACGAAAGATTTTGTAGCTAAAGATGATATGTTTGCTATAAATATCGCATTGGTAGAAGAACATACTCCAGTTGTTGGTGTTGTTGGAATTCCAGCGCAAAATAAAATTTATTTTGCTATAAAAGATTATGGCTCATACCTTTTAGAAAATGATGCTCTTAAAAGAATTTATGCCTCTGATAGAACAGATAATTTAATTATGAGTTGTTCAGTTTTCCATTCTGGAAAAACTGATCAAGAAATTTTTGATAAGTTCCAAAATAGAATATTAAAGAAACATCCTCTCGGTTCAGCTTTAAAATCTTGTTTGATTGCTGAAGGAAAAGTTGATTGTTGTTTCTCTTCAAGCGGAAATACAAAAGAATGGGATACTTGTGCTCCTCAAATTATCGTTGAAGAATCTGGTGGTCATTTCACTACTTTTTATGGTGATAAAATAACATATAATCGTGAAGATGTTTATAATCGCAATGGTTATGCTGCTTATAATGCTTCTACAGAAAATAATTTGTCTGTGCAATTGATAGAAAGCAAAAAATAATTTCTTAAGTTTTTTATATGAACGAAGAAAAGATTCATAATGATGAATTATATTTGCCTTTTGATGAATCAATTGTTGAAGAACAAACAAAGTGTTTAGAAAAATTATATGATTATAATGCAATCAGCCCTTTAGAAAAAAGTAAACATGAATATTTATTGAAAAATATGTTTGCTGAAATTGGTGAAGGGTGTTATATATAGAACTTCCATTTCATGCGAATTGGGGGGGAGAAATGTTCATTTTGAAAAAAAGTCTATGCTAATTTAAATTTGACATTAGTTGATGATACTTCTATTTATGTAGGTGATTATACTCTATTTGGACCTAATGTTACTTTAGCTACTGCTGGTCATCATGTTTTGCCTGAGTTAAGAAAACAGGGATATCAATTTAATGTTCCTATTTATATAGGAAAAAATTGTTGGCTTGGTGCAGGAGTTATTGTTTTACCTAGGATAAAAATAGGAGACAATGCGGTTGTTGTCGCTGGCAGTGTTGCTACTAAAGATTTGCCTGATAATGTTGTTGCTGTAGGTAATCCTTGCAATATTTTAAGAAAAGTCAACGAACACGATAAAGATTTTATTTTAAAAATAAAAAGATATATTTGGCTTAATATTTATGTCAAAGGTAGTGCACTGAGAAATTGGGTGTATTAGATTACTATAATATATTTTATAGTAAGCGAGGCAAGCGGGCTTGCACAAAAAAGAGGAGGACTTGACGGTCTTCCTTTTTTAACTAGGAAATATTTTATATAAAATTTTTGTCAAGGAAAATTACATTTTTATCAGTTATATTACTTTTGAAAAAATGGGAAAATATATTATAATATACCAAGTAGGTAATTATGAAAAAAGGTATTAATCACAATGGTATAGATGGTCAATATACGCCAATGATAATGCAGTATATTGAAATTAAGAAAAAACATCCTGAAATTTTAATTTTTTTCCGCTTAGGCGATTTTTATGAATTGTTTTTTGATGATGCAAATGTTGCATCAAGAGAATTGCAATTGTTTTTGACATCAAAAGCTGCGGGAAATGGACAAAAAATACCGATGTGTGGTATTCCTCACCACGCATATTTAACATATGTCAATAAGCTTGTAGATAAAGGATATAAAATTGGTATTGTCGAACAGATGGAAGATCCTAAGTCGACAAAAAATTTAGTTAAAAGAGATGTAATTCAAATTATTTCTCCCGGTGCTAATTTGGAAATTAAGGATGATGATAATAATTTTATCGGAGCTATTAGTGAAGATGAATTCAATTATATTTTAGCCTATGTTGATTTAACTACTGGTGAACAATATGTTGTTAATCTAAAAAAAGATTATCGTGTTGTATTAGCTACTATTTCTAATTTAGAAATAAAAGAAATCGTTGTTGGAACATCTTTTGATGCTAATTTAATTACATATTTAAAAGACAATCTTCATGTTGTTTTTTCTTATAACAATGATGATGAAACTTCTATTGAAATGGAAGCTTTATTTAAATATTTAAAAGATCCTAGACAGATGCGTTGTGTTGCTCGCTTATATAATTATCTTGTTGATACACAGAAAAGAAGTTTAGATTATTTTCAACCGGTTATAAATAGATTGAGCACAAAGATTTTAGGCCTTGATCATTCTTCAAGAACCAATTTGGAATTGGTAAAAAATTTAAAAGGCGAAGGAAGTTATGGAACTTTATATTGGCTTTTAAATAAAACTTCAACTTCAATGGGGGCTCGTCTTTTAAAAAGTGAAATTGAGGAACCTTCTTCAGATATTTTAGAAATTAATAAACGTCTTGACAGAGTAGAAGCTTTGATTACTAATTTTATGGTGAGAAGTGATTTAAAAAAATCTTTAGAATCAATTTATGATTTGGATCGGTTGATTGGTCGTGTCGGTTTTAATTCTTGTTCCGGTCGTGAAATGTTGCAATTAAAAAAATCATTGCAAATGGTTCCGGGTATTAAAGAACTGCTCTCAAAGTTACCGGAAGAATGCTTTAAAGAAATTGTTGATGGACTTGGTGATTTTAATGAATTAACAGACACATTAGAAAGAGCAATTTCTATAGATTGTCCATTGACAATTACTGAAGGTGGAATATTTAATAAAGGTTACAATTCTCAACTAGATGAACTTATAGAAATATCTACTCATGGTAAAAATTGGCTTTTGGATATTGAACAAAAAGAAAAAGAAAAAACTGGAATAAAGAATTTAAAGATTGGCTATAATCGTGTTTTTGGTTACTATATAGAAATATCTAATTCCTTTTTAAATCAAATTGATCCTTCTTGGGGATATATAAGAAAGCAAACTTTGACAACAGGTGAAAGATTTATTACTGAAGATTTAAAAAATGCGGAAAGTAAACTTTTAACTGCCCAAGAACAAAGAATTTCTTTGGAAAATAAGTTGTTCCATGAATTAAGAGATTATGTAGCTGGTTTCACTTCTCAGATTCAAGCGTTAGGAAAAGCTATTTCTAAATTGGATGTTTCTTGTGCTTTGGCTATTGTTTCTTCTGAAGGAAATTATGTTCGACCTACTTTCAATGAACAAAAAATTATCGATGTAAAAGAGGCCAGACACCCAGTTATTGAAAAAGTAATGCCGGAAAAAGAATTTGTTTCCAATGATTATTATATGGACCAAGATACAGAAGTTTTAATTATTACTGGTCCAAATATGGGCGGTAAATCAACATATATGCGAGAATTTGCATTGCTTGTTATAATGGCACAAATTGGTTGTTTTGTTGCAGCTAAAGAAGCTAATCTCTATCTTTTTGATAATATTTTTACTAGAATTGGTGCTAGTGATGATCTTATCAAAGGACAATCAACATTTATGGTTGAAATGTCAGAAGTTAATAATGCTTTGAAAAACGCTACTGAAAATAGTTTGATTTTGTTTGATGAAATTGGCCGTGGAACTGCAACTTATGATGGAATGGCTTTGGCACAAGCAATTTTGGAATATTTAGTAACTCATATTCATGCTAAAACCTTCTTCTCAACCCACTATCATGAAATAACTTCTTTAGCCAGTGATATTAAACATGTAAAAAATATTCATGTTGCTATCAGTGAAAAAAATGGAGAGATAACATTTTTATATAAGATCAAAGATGGTCCAATGGAAAAATCTTATGGTATCAATGTTGCACAACTTGCTAATTTGCCAGAAGAGCTGATAAATCGAAGCAAGACAATTTTAAATGCTCTTGAAGAAAAGAAAATAGATTATGATAGTGTCAAAGTTTCTATCGATTCTAAAAAAGAAGAAAAAGATGACATTATTCGCAAAGAAATTGAGAAAATCAATCCTTTAAATCTATCACCATTAGAAGCTTTAAATGTTCTTTTTGAATTGAAGAAAAAGGCGGAAATTAAATGAGCAAGATTAATTTAATGAATGCGGAACTAGCTAATAGAATTGCAGCTGGTGAAGTTATTGATCGTCCTGCTTCGGTTGTAAAAGAATTGGTTGAAAATTCTATCGATGCTAAAAGTAAAAGAATTCAAATAAGTATATCAGAAGCTGGGAAAAAGGAAATTCGTGTTGCTGATGATGGAACAGGAATGGATAGAGTAGATGCTGAATTATGCTTTTTGCGACACGCTTCTAGTAAATTAAAATCAATATATGACTTAAGACGTATAACAACGATGGGTTTTAGAGGAGAAGCTCTTCCGTCTATCGCTTCTATTTCTAATGTTGAAATGACAACTTATGATGGTGGAAATGCTCCTGGTACAAAAGTAACTATTGTTCCAGGTAGTGAACCTATTATTGAAGATAGCCTTCAGAGAAAAGGAACTATTTTTACAGTTCGCAATTTATTTTTTAATACTCCCGCTCGTTTAAAGTATTTAAAATCTGATATGACAGAAAATGCTGCTATAACAGAAATAGTTGAACAAATATCTTTAGGTTATCCAGAAATATCTTTTTCTTTAACTATTGATGGACGCGAAGTTTTAAAAACATCGGGACATGGTAATTTATTGGAAGCCATAAGTGAAGTTTATGGCATTGAAAGTGCTAAGAAGATGATATCCATTGAAGGTGAAAATGGATTCTTTAAGATAATAGGATTTATCTGTGAACCTTCAGTTTCTTATGCTAATCGTTATCATCAATTATCTTTCATCAACAAAAGACCGGTAACGATAATAAAAGCAAATGCCGCATTTAATGCTGCTTATAAGGATTATTTACCACCTAACCGTTATCCGTTTACTATTTTATTTGTTGAAGTAGATTACTCTTTAATTGATATCAATGTTCATCCTTCCAAAAAAGAAGTTAGAATTTCTCATGAAGAAAAATTAGCTTCTTTAATTGAAGATACAGCTAAAAAAGCTCTTTTTAAAACTAGACCAGAATATGCAACACCTGTTTTTAAAAAAGTTGTTGAAGTTCAAATTCCTTCAGCGTCAAAAAATGTAGATAATAAACCGCAGCAGATGTCATTAAATGATGTTTTAAAAGAAAATAGTAATATAGAAATACTTCAGCATGTTGAAGAAATTAATTCAAAAAAAGAAGAAATACCATCATTAATTTTAAATGATATTGAAAAGAACGAAGCTGTTGAAGAAAAAGTTGAAACAGATTTTTTTCCTGAAAAAGAAGAAATAAATGTTGAAAAATCTTTTGAAGAAATTATCAATGAACCTAAAACTACTTTGCCAGAATTATTTCCAATTGGACAAGTTTTGAAAACTTATATTGTCTGTGATGGTGAAGATGGAATGTATTTGATAGATCAACATGCTGCGGCTGAAAGAATAAATTATGAAAAAGCTGTAAGGCAATTTAATTCCTTAGCAGTAGAAACAACAATCCCTTTAATGCCATTGATTGTTGAACTTCCTTCATCTTTGATGTTAAGGTATGATAGGAAACATCAGGAAATGTTAAAAAGCAGTGGCTTTATAACCGAAGAATTCACTACCTCTTCTTTAAGAGTTGAAGAATTCCCAACAGTTTTAAAAGATGATGAAGATGGTGTAAGAGATATTATTATTTCTGTTTTAAAAGATGAAAAAATGGAACTAAGTGAACTGAAACATTTAGCTATTGCCACTGTTGCTTGTAAAGCTTCTATTAAAGCTAATATGTTCTTAACTTTGGAAAATATGAAAACATTGATTCAAGAATTGAATAAATGCCATAATCCAGCTAATTGCCCACATGGAAGACCGACAGTTATAAAATTGAGTAAATACGAAATAGAAAAGTTATTTAAGAGGACAGGATTTTGATATACGTAATTTTAGGAACAACCGCATCTGGAAAAACTGATTTAGCGATTAGATTAGCTAAAGAATTTTCAATGCCACTAATTTCTTGTGATGCTTATCAGGTTTATAAAGAATTTGAATTAGGAACAGCTTGCCCACGTGATGAGGAACTTGAGGGAATTGATCATCATTTTTTTAAAGATTATTCAATAGATGATCCAATCGATGTAAAAAAATATCAAAAAGAAGTTCGAAAATTACTTGATGAGTATTTAGAAAAAGGTCAAGATGTTATCTTAAGTGGTGGAACATTTTTATATGTTCGTGCAGCTTTATTTTCCTATGAATTTCCTGATGAAGAAGAAAATAATACGTACGATTCTTATTCAGATGAAGAACTTTATGAAATGTTAAAAAATAAAGATCCAGAATTAGCTGCAACCTTACATCCTAATAATTCCCGAAGAGTAAAAAGAGCTTTAATAAATTTAGATAATAATAAAAAAGCAAATAAAGATGATTTGAAATTGCTTTATCCGGCAAGATTTTTTGCTATAGATAAATCTATAGAAGAAGTTAATCAAAATATAGTTTTAAGATGCGATAAAATGTTTGAACAAGGACTTATAGAAGAAGTAAAAAAGATTGTTGTAACTCATAAAGATTTAACAACAGCTTTTATGGCTATAGGATATAAAGAAGTTCTTAATGGATTACAGGAGAATAAAACTATTGAAGAAATTAAACAAGATGTTATCGTTCATACAAGACAATATGCAAAAAGACAGAGAACTTTTTTAAGGCATCAATTCAAAAATCTTATTCAATTAAAAAGTGAAGAAATTTATAAACTTATTTCTTTAGATCAAAAGAAAAAGACAAGGACAATAGCTTCTTTAGGAAAAGCGAATTATTCAAAGATAGAAAATAAAAAAGTATTGGTTTGTGGCTTAGGAGGAGTAGGAGCTATTGTTGTTTCTTCGTTGGCACGAATAGGAGTTAAAAATATTGCTTTTTTAGATAAAGATGTTGTCGAAGAATCAAATTTAAATAGACAAATGCTATATGATATCGAGGATATTTCCAAAAGCAAAGTAGATGTTGCCGAACAAAAGTTAAAAGAAATTGATCCTCTTATTCAAATAAAAAAATATCCTCTTCTTTTAAATGAAGATAATGTTAAAAATCTAGGTCATTTTGATTTTATTTTTGATTGCATTGATGATGTTAAAGCTAAAGTTGCACTAGTTAAATATGCTCTTGAAAATAATATAGATATAATAATGTGCACAGGAACAGCAAGAAAAAAAGATTCAACAATGATAAAAATGGGGTATTTAAAAGACACAGGAGAACCATTAGCTAGAGCATGCAAAAGAAAACTTGTTGAACAAGGAATAGATATTGATAAAATAAAAGTAATATATTCAAATGAACCTGCTTTGAAGAAAACTAAAGAAATTTTGCCTTCTCTTCCTACTGTTCCAAATGCAGCAGGATTAAGCATGGTTACTTATTTTATAAAGACTATAATCTCTTGATTATTAATAAATTTTAATTGTTAATATATTAGTCAATATAGAAAATATATTGGCTTTTTTAAATGTGTATTAAATTATATTTTTATAGATATACATACTAATAATTGCTATGTTATTTAATAAAATTGCAAGAACTTGCAAAAATTTTAGCTGGAGGATCCTTATGATAAAAAGAGAAGAATATTTAAAAAAATAATAGATAGAATGAATAATGGTATGATCAAAATAATTACCGGAATTAGAAGATGTGGTAAATCTTATTTTCTGTTTGAAATTTTTTATAATTATTTAATTGAAAATGGAGTTGATGATTCTCATATCATTACTTTGCAATTAGATGATAGAATTAATTTGAAATATAGAGATCCTGATGTTCTATGTGAATATATACACAGCAAAATAATTGATAATAAAATTATTATATTTTGTTAGATGAAGTTCAATTTGTTAAAAATTTTGAAGATGCATGGAACGAATATTCTATGTATGGTGGAAAGCCTTATTTATTGATGTGTAAATCTGATGAACAAAAAATAAATTATTTAAATAGTTTATTTAATGAGACTTCCATAAAAGATATTATTGAAAGAAATAATATTAAAAATATAGATGTTTTAGAAGATATATTAAATATTATTTCATCTAGCGTAGGTTCATTAACTAATCCTAACAAATTATCCGACGCTTTTAAATTAATGAAAAAACAAAATATAGCTCTTAACACGATTAAACAATATTTAGATTATTGTATTGATTCTTTTTTGATTAGAAAAGCTTATAGATATGATGTTAAAGGAAAAAATTATATCGAAACTCCTTTAAAATATTATTTTTCTGATATAGGCCTTAGAAATGCTAGACTTGGCTTTAGACAATAAGAAGAAAACTATATAATGGAAAATATCATTTATAATGAATTAATTATCCGTGGATTTAATGTGGATGTTGGTGTTGTTACTACAAACGAAAAGAATGAAAACAATAACTATGTTAGAAAGCAATTAGAAGTAGATTTTATTTGCAATTTAGGATATGAAAGATATTATATACAATCAGCTTTAAATATAGATAGTATAGAAAAAAGAGAACAAGAAGAAAAATCGTTAATAAATATTAATGATAGCTTTAAAAAAATAATAATTGTGAGAAATAATATAAAAAAATGGAAAGACGATAAAGGCGTTCTTTTTTTAGGATTAAAAGATTTTTTAACAAATCCAGATTCAATAAAAGATTAATAATTATTAATTTAATATTCTTTTCAATATTTCTGAAATTTATTAATGATTAATATACTTTGCTTTTTACAATTTTGATATTAAATAATTGTCGGTTTTTGTTGAAGTTTTTTTTTTTTTTNNNNNNNNNNNNNNNNNNNNNNNTTGTTGAAGTTTTTTTTTGTTTTTGATATAAATGTATTGAAAAAGGCAAAACTATCGTAAGATAGCGACGCAAAACTATAGGGTCCTAAAAAAAGGACAGCCAGTTACCATATT contains:
- a CDS encoding aTPase (product inferred by homology to UniProt) → MENIIYNELIIRGFNVDVGVVTTNEKNENNNYVRKQLEVDFICNLGYERYYIQSALNIDSIEKREQEEKSLININDSFKKIIIVRNNIKKWKDDKGVLFLGLKDFLTNPDSIKD
- a CDS encoding putative uncharacterized protein (product inferred by homology to UniProt); the encoded protein is MTLVDDTSIYVGDYTLFGPNVTLATAGHHVLPELRKQGYQFNVPIYIGKNCWLGAGVIVLPRIKIGDNAVVVAGSVATKDLPDNVVAVGNPCNILRKVNEHDKDFILKIKRYIWLNIYVKGSALRNWVY
- a CDS encoding tRNA dimethylallyltransferase (product inferred by homology to UniProt); the protein is MIYVILGTTASGKTDLAIRLAKEFSMPLISCDAYQVYKEFELGTACPRDEELEGIDHHFFKDYSIDDPIDVKKYQKEVRKLLDEYLEKGQDVILSGGTFLYVRAALFSYEFPDEEENNTYDSYSDEELYEMLKNKDPELAATLHPNNSRRVKRALINLDNNKKANKDDLKLLYPARFFAIDKSIEEVNQNIVLRCDKMFEQGLIEEVKKIVVTHKDLTTAFMAIGYKEVLNGLQENKTIEEIKQDVIVHTRQYAKRQRTFLRHQFKNLIQLKSEEIYKLISLDQKKKTRTIASLGKANYSKIENKKVLVCGLGGVGAIVVSSLARIGVKNIAFLDKDVVEESNLNRQMLYDIEDISKSKVDVAEQKLKEIDPLIQIKKYPLLLNEDNVKNLGHFDFIFDCIDDVKAKVALVKYALENNIDIIMCTGTARKKDSTMIKMGYLKDTGEPLARACKRKLVEQGIDIDKIKVIYSNEPALKKTKEILPSLPTVPNAAGLSMVTYFIKTIIS
- a CDS encoding dNA mismatch repair protein (product inferred by homology to UniProt) is translated as MSKINLMNAELANRIAAGEVIDRPASVVKELVENSIDAKSKRIQISISEAGKKEIRVADDGTGMDRVDAELCFLRHASSKLKSIYDLRRITTMGFRGEALPSIASISNVEMTTYDGGNAPGTKVTIVPGSEPIIEDSLQRKGTIFTVRNLFFNTPARLKYLKSDMTENAAITEIVEQISLGYPEISFSLTIDGREVLKTSGHGNLLEAISEVYGIESAKKMISIEGENGFFKIIGFICEPSVSYANRYHQLSFINKRPVTIIKANAAFNAAYKDYLPPNRYPFTILFVEVDYSLIDINVHPSKKEVRISHEEKLASLIEDTAKKALFKTRPEYATPVFKKVVEVQIPSASKNVDNKPQQMSLNDVLKENSNIEILQHVEEINSKKEEIPSLILNDIEKNEAVEEKVETDFFPEKEEINVEKSFEEIINEPKTTLPELFPIGQVLKTYIVCDGEDGMYLIDQHAAAERINYEKAVRQFNSLAVETTIPLMPLIVELPSSLMLRYDRKHQEMLKSSGFITEEFTTSSLRVEEFPTVLKDDEDGVRDIIISVLKDEKMELSELKHLAIATVACKASIKANMFLTLENMKTLIQELNKCHNPANCPHGRPTVIKLSKYEIEKLFKRTGF
- a CDS encoding aAA domain protein (product inferred by homology to UniProt), giving the protein MLDEVQFVKNFEDAWNEYSMYGGKPYLLMCKSDEQKINYLNSLFNETSIKDIIERNNIKNIDVLEDILNIISSSVGSLTNPNKLSDAFKLMKKQNIALNTIKQYLDYCIDSFLIRKAYRYDVKGKNYIETPLKYYFSDIGLRNARLGFRQ
- a CDS encoding bacterial transferase hexapeptide repeat protein (product inferred by homology to UniProt), giving the protein MNEEKIHNDELYLPFDESIVEEQTKCLEKLYDYNAISPLEKSKHEYLLKNMFAEIGEGCYI
- a CDS encoding 3'(2') 5'-bisphosphate nucleotidase (product inferred by homology to UniProt) gives rise to the protein MKINFGSKFDKQCSDMIEVCLKAMSKVMEYYKNGFDVEMKSDNSPVTDADKQSDLIIKSFLKEKYPTYAFLTEESNDDKARLNEKYVFIIDPLDGTKDFVAKDDMFAINIALVEEHTPVVGVVGIPAQNKIYFAIKDYGSYLLENDALKRIYASDRTDNLIMSCSVFHSGKTDQEIFDKFQNRILKKHPLGSALKSCLIAEGKVDCCFSSSGNTKEWDTCAPQIIVEESGGHFTTFYGDKITYNREDVYNRNGYAAYNASTENNLSVQLIESKK
- a CDS encoding dNA mismatch repair protein MutS (product inferred by homology to UniProt); amino-acid sequence: MKKGINHNGIDGQYTPMIMQYIEIKKKHPEILIFFRLGDFYELFFDDANVASRELQLFLTSKAAGNGQKIPMCGIPHHAYLTYVNKLVDKGYKIGIVEQMEDPKSTKNLVKRDVIQIISPGANLEIKDDDNNFIGAISEDEFNYILAYVDLTTGEQYVVNLKKDYRVVLATISNLEIKEIVVGTSFDANLITYLKDNLHVVFSYNNDDETSIEMEALFKYLKDPRQMRCVARLYNYLVDTQKRSLDYFQPVINRLSTKILGLDHSSRTNLELVKNLKGEGSYGTLYWLLNKTSTSMGARLLKSEIEEPSSDILEINKRLDRVEALITNFMVRSDLKKSLESIYDLDRLIGRVGFNSCSGREMLQLKKSLQMVPGIKELLSKLPEECFKEIVDGLGDFNELTDTLERAISIDCPLTITEGGIFNKGYNSQLDELIEISTHGKNWLLDIEQKEKEKTGIKNLKIGYNRVFGYYIEISNSFLNQIDPSWGYIRKQTLTTGERFITEDLKNAESKLLTAQEQRISLENKLFHELRDYVAGFTSQIQALGKAISKLDVSCALAIVSSEGNYVRPTFNEQKIIDVKEARHPVIEKVMPEKEFVSNDYYMDQDTEVLIITGPNMGGKSTYMREFALLVIMAQIGCFVAAKEANLYLFDNIFTRIGASDDLIKGQSTFMVEMSEVNNALKNATENSLILFDEIGRGTATYDGMALAQAILEYLVTHIHAKTFFSTHYHEITSLASDIKHVKNIHVAISEKNGEITFLYKIKDGPMEKSYGINVAQLANLPEELINRSKTILNALEEKKIDYDSVKVSIDSKKEEKDDIIRKEIEKINPLNLSPLEALNVLFELKKKAEIK
- a CDS encoding putative uncharacterized protein (product inferred by homology to UniProt), encoding MNNGMIKIITGIRRCGKSYFLFEIFYNYLIENGVDDSHIITLQLDDRINLKYRDPDVLCEYIHSKIIDNKIIIFC